A portion of the Sabethes cyaneus chromosome 3, idSabCyanKW18_F2, whole genome shotgun sequence genome contains these proteins:
- the LOC128742188 gene encoding protein RFT1 homolog, producing MARNILASSLQNASFSIIFQIFCRCVTFAINAFIVRSVGRDVLGITNVRLLLLESTLLFLSKEAIFRAALSSKHNKHCNWAQLVNQLWITVPICCILSLPCLYVWLKWLSAVEDNFYVQYRFGCYAIAFSCIIELVAEVPIFVSQVFCFVKLKVVMDTSHIFIRSFVFIIIVLLNKNITIYAFGIAQVISAVTIIVGNYTFFYMYIPRLLHYRRELKKNDDKYELRKIYGKHYENMDDFPFHSIRDMFPGVLPNSNPAFNADLKTLIFSFAKQGILKQILTEGEKYVMSVSPVLTFSEQATYDVVNNMGSLAARFIFRPIEDSSYFYFTQTIARDIDLCEQNRDKVNEACLVLSYVCKTVTSIGLLGLVFGQTYSGTILLLYGGADFVEGGLPEILLRWHSLAIVLLALNGITEGYMFATNTSKEIDTYNYYMAVFSVAFLMLSYQLTNWIGPVGFILANCCNMGFRISYSLYYIRTNFQKIGCNPLLSFFPGPIFLVILIVCGFVCKISESYFNGHSVLYHILVGVLCVNISLLTWSFENRQLLRTGINKYRERKLSLSCDSN from the exons ATGGCAAGGAATATACTAGCTAGCAGCTTACAAAACGCTTCGTTTAGCATAATATTTCAG ATATTTTGCAGGTGCGTTACCTTTGCCATCAATGCTTTTATCGTCCGGAGTGTCGGACGGGATGTTCTTGGTATCACCAATGTACGTTTACTTCTTTTGGAAAGTACTCTTTTATTCTTATCCAAAGAGGCAATCTTTCGCGCAGCGTTGAGTTCTAAGCACAATAAGCATTGCAACTGGGCCCAACTTGTCAATCAACTATGGATTAC AGTTCCGATTTGCTGTATTCTTTCGCTACCTTGTCTATATGTATGGCTCAAATGGCTTTCAGCAGTAGAAGATAATTTCTACGTCCAATATCGGTTTGGGTGTTACGCGATAGCCTTTTCCTGTATAATAGAGCTGGTTGCGGAAGTGCCAATTTTTGTCTCTCaagttttctgttttgttaagcTAAAAGTTGTTATGGACACCAGCCATATTTTCATCCGGTCATTTGTTTTTATCATTATTGTACTTCTAAACAAAAACATAACGATTTATGCTTTTGGAATTGCTCAAGTTATAAGCGCTGTTACTATTATAGTTGGGAACTACACgtttttttatatgtatattcCACGATTATTGCACTACCGAAGAGAGTTAAaaaagaatgatgataagtaCGAATTACGTAAAATCTATGGGAAACACTATGAAAATATGGATGATTTTCCATTTCACTCGATTCGAGACATGTTCCCAGGAGTTTTACCAAATTCG AATCCCGCGTTCAACGCTGACCTCAAGACTCTAATATTTAGTTTTGCGAAACAGGGTATATTGAAGCAAATTTTAACTGAAGGAGAAAAATATGTGATGTCTGTAAGTCCTGTTTTGACATTTAGTGAGCAAGCTACTTACGATGTAGTAAATAATATGGGTAGCCTAGCTGCTCGCTTCATATTCCGTCCAATTGAGGATAGTAGCTATTTTTATTTCACCCAAACAATCGCCCGCGATATTGATCTTTGCGAGCAAAATCGCGACAAGGTGAATGAAGCCTGCTTGGTACTATCATATGTGTGTAAAACAGTCACTTCCATTGGTCTGCTAGGTCTTGTATTTGGACAAACTTATTCGGGAACAATTCTGCTGCTCTATGGAGGAGCGGATTTTGTCGAAGGTGGTTTGCCAGAAATTTTATTGCGATGGCATTCGTTAGCTATCGTTCTTTTGGCCTTGAACGGTATTACAGAGGGATATATGTTCGCAACAAATACTTCAAAAGAAATAGATACCTATAATTATTATATGGCTGTATTCTCTGTTGCTTTTCTAATGCTATCATACCAACTAACAAATTGGATTGGTCCAGTTGGTTTTATATTGGCCAATTGTTGCAACATGGGATTCCGTATCAGCTATAGTCTGTATTACATACGCACCAATTTTCAAAAGATCGGTTGCAATCCACTACTTAGTTTTTTTCCGGGCCCTATTTTTCTAGTTATATTAATCGTTTGCGGTTTCGTCTGTAAAATCTCTGAATCTTACTTCAACGGGCATTCAGTATTGTACCATATACTTGTTGGCGTATTGTGTGTTAATATTAGTTTACTTACATGGAGTTTCGAAAATAGACAATTATTGCGCACCGGAATAAATAAATATCGGGAACGAAAATTGAGTCTCTCTTGTGATTcgaattga
- the LOC128743152 gene encoding cyclin-C, with the protein MAGNFWQSSHHQQWILDKQDLIRERQHDLKSLTEEEYQKVFMFFANVIQVLGEQLKLRQQVIATATVYFKRFYARNSLKCIDPLLLAPTCILLASKVEEFGVISNSRLITTCQTVIKNKFSYAYQQEFPYRTNHILECEFYLLENLDCCLIVYQPYRPLLQLIQDIGQEEQLLTLTWRLINDSLRTDVSLLYPPYQIALGCLQIACVILQKELKAWFAELNVDLEKVQEIARSILNLFELWKNYDEKEIQGLLEKMPKPKPAPQR; encoded by the exons ATGGCTGGTAACTTTTGGCAAAGTTCTCACCATCAGCAGTGGATTTTGGATAAGCAAGATCTTATTCGTGAAAGACAACATGATCTTAAATCACTAACCGAAGAAGAGTATCAGAaagtttttatgttttttgcCAATGTTATACAAGTTCTAGGAGAGCAACTTAAGTTACGACAGCAAGTTATTGCCACTGCTACCGTTTATTTCAAACGTTTCTACGCTAGGAACTCTTTAAAGTGTATTGATCCACTACTTTTAGCCCCTACTTGTATTCTTCTTGCTTCGAAAGTAGAGGAATTTGGTGTTATTTCCAATTCTCGATTGATCACTACATGCCAGACAgtgattaaaaacaaatttagctaCGCTTATCAACAAGAATTTCCCTATAGAACAAACCACATACTAGAatgtgaattttatcttttggAAAATTTAGACTGCTGCTTAATAGTTTATCAACCGTATAGGCCTTTGTTACAACTGATTCAAGATATCGGACAGGAAGAGCAGCTTCTCACGCTAACATGGCGTTTAATAAACGATTCCCTGAGAACCGATGTAAGCTTACTGTATCCTCCGTACCAG ATAGCTTTAGGTTGCCTGCAAATTGCGTGTGTTATTCTGCAGAAGGAATTGAAAGCATGGTTTGCGGAGTTAAACGTCGATTTGGAAAAAGTTCAGGAAATCGCTAGATCAATTCTCAATTTGTTTGAGTTATGGAAAAATTATGATGAAAAAGAGATTCAAGGTTTACTAGAAAAGATGCCAAAGCCAAAACCAGCTCCTCAACGGTGA